In Panicum virgatum strain AP13 chromosome 4N, P.virgatum_v5, whole genome shotgun sequence, a single window of DNA contains:
- the LOC120670399 gene encoding uncharacterized protein LOC120670399 — MFHPRRSCSALHHRKYQSLTVHNLCSITPLTALCHPHHPLFLKFLARYPRNWYLVFYIRMDRGGYFCMYPNLGGPFQSIHEADDAIERYLDELRHKAMCKDQVKLSVVDRMILNCKFYLDGTPKRGPNSPTKDEKIYMVQAVLHQYNEDNNLFGNHAHELEALVGKQWICENHRWYFHFNFTIKEKEGNDKSSTSNLFFAEVSHMQGEKDWEVNCCCMIKRDENGHCYGCRNNGSPGMKHPNNTGAYTGGHLDGYLPFGCVDDNSDDEYDEERLRAMFESPDVIL, encoded by the exons ATGTTTCATCCCCGAAGGAGTTGCTCGGCACTACATCATCGGAAGTATCAATCACTGACAGTCCACAATCTGTGCAGCATAACGCCACTCACTGCTCTCTGCCATCCGCATCATCCTTTGTTTCTAAAATTTTTGGCCCGGTATCCTCGGAATTGGTACCTGGTGTTTTACATTAGGATGGACCGTGGGGGGTATTTCTGCATGTACCCTAATCTGGGTGGACCATTTCAGAGCATACATGAAGCTGATGATGCTATTGAGCGCTATCTTGATGAATTGCGGCATAAGGCAAT GTGCAAGGATCAAGTGAAATTATCTGTTGTGGATAGGATGATACTCAACTGTAAATTCTATCTTGATGGCACACCTAAGAGAGGTCCCAATTCACCAACCAAAGATGAAAAAATCTATATGGTTCAAGCTGTACTTCACCAGTATAACGAGGACAACAACCTTTTTGGG AATCATGCACATGAACTAGAAGCTCTTGTGGGTAAGCAATGGATTTGTGAGAATCATAGGTGGTACTTTCATTTCAATTTCACCATAAAGGAAAAAGAAGGCAATGATAAGTCTAGCACAAGCAACCTTTTCTTTGCTGAGGTGTCGCATATGCAAGGAGAAAAGGATTGGGAGGTCAATTGTTGCTGCATGATTAAACGTGATGAAAATG GTCACTGCTATGGCTGTAGAAACAATGGAAGTCCTGGCATGAAGCATCCCAATAACACTGGTGCATACACTGGTGGTCACTTGGACGGATATTTGCCATTTGGGTGTGTGGATGATAACAGCGATGAT GAATATGATGAGGAAAGGCTACGGGCTATGTTTGAG TCTCCTGATGTTATTCTTTAG